In the genome of Campylobacter avium LMG 24591, the window GTTTTTGACAAGCTTTGATATGGATTTTATCTCAAAAAACCCGAGTTTAGAGCAAGAATTTATAGATGATTTAACGAAAATAAAAGCTTTTTTGTGAAACAATTATGATTTTTAAAGGATTGTTTATGCTTAGATTTATTTTTTTATCTTTATTTGTAGCATTGTTTAGTGCTTGTTCGGTCAAAACCACTACGAAAATTGATACAGTTATAGTCCCTGAGGATATCATTACGCAAAGTTCTAAGGAAAAACTAGCCATAATAATACCGGAAAAAGTCTTGCGTTCTTACACTAAAATAATTGTAAATTCAGCCTTAGCGTATAATTTAAGACAAGAAAGCAACTTGCATGTTGAGGTTTTTTTAATAGGCACAGAGGATGAAAGAACTATCATACAAAAACTAAGACAAATAGAGTCTTTAGGATACAGATTTGCCATAGCAGCATTTACCCTAAAAGGCTTAAACGCTCTTGAAAAAGCGGATACAAATATGTATTTTTATATACCTACCATACATAAGAATTTCACAAATACAAGCAATGATAAAATTTATTTTGGTAGCATAGATTACAAAAACCAGCTAAGCACCTTGTTAAAAATTTCAAATTCCTCAAATATAGCTAGTTTTTATGATAATTCAGCCCTTTCTACAAGCCTAAATTCAAGCCTACTAGAGCAAGTTCCAAACGCTAGAACATACAAGATAGAGGATAAAAAGATAAATTTTAAAAATATCTTATTCTCAAAAGGTTCTTTAAACGGTGCAAATATATTTTTAAACACGCCTATAGTAGAAAGTGCGATAATAAGCTCACAACTAAGAGTGCACAAAACAAATGCGAACAAGCTTTTAGCTACGCAGATTGGCTACAACCCTACCCTACTTAGCCTAACTCAAATCAACGATAGAGCAAATCTTTACATAGCAAATTCAATCTCAAATGATGATGAGGCTTTATCCTACCTAAATGAGCTTTTAGAACAAAGCATAGATTATAATTGGGTGGCTTATGCAAGTAGTGTGGGCATTGACTTTTTCTATACTAATTTTATGAATACAAGTGCAAAAAGTTTATTTGACGAAAAGATAGAGGATAATCAAGTCGTATACGATGTTAAGATTATGAGAGCCTTAGGCTTAGGATTTAGCGAAAACTGAGGCAAAAGCCTTTTTTATATCCTCGCTCATTGCAGCAGCCTTGGAGTTTTTCACGAAAACTAAAGTAAAATTGGCCTCAAATATCTTTTCGCTATCCTTAAAAATCTCTTGTTTCAAGATAAGCGAGGCCTTTTTAAGCTCAACTAAATAGCTTTTTACTTCCAAAACATCGCCTAATTTTGCAGATTTTAAAAACTTACATTCTGCTTTAGACACTAAAAAATGCCCCTTATCTTTATCAAAAATTTCTGGCATTTTGTCAAAAAAGGCTTCTGACCTTACCCTTTCGCAGAAATTTAAATACCTGCTATGATAAACCACGCCTCCAGCGTCCGTATCCTCGTAATACACTCTTATTTTCATAGACTTAAATCCAATTATCTGCTTAAATTTGTATCGTTTAAAAGATCTTTATAAGCCTTGCAAGCATCCGCAAGACCTAAATCGCAAGATATACCAAAATTCCTTTTAGCCGCGCTTCTATCCTTTTTTTCATTAAGATAAAAATCAGCCAAGACAAGGCAAGCTTGCGCGTCTTTTAAGTCGCAAGCCTTTGTATAGGCTCTTTGCGCCTGAGCTTTATCCTGTCTTACTAAATCGCCATTTGCATACAAAAGCCCCATGCTAAGACAAGAGCTAGCATCATCTAAGTCACAAGCTCTTTTATGAAACTCAAGGGCTAATTCCCCATCCTTTTTCCTCTCATAAAATGTAGCCAAAGTCTTGCAAGCATTGCTGTGCTGCAAAGAGCAAGCCTTGTAAAAATTTAAACTAGAATTTTTTGTATCTGCCTTAGAATCTAAAAGTAAGGCTAGGTTAAAACAAGCATTAGAAAGCTTTGCATTACAAGCTTTATCATAATAAGACATGGCCAAATCATCATTTTTACTAAGTCCTTGAGCATTTTCATACATATAGCCCAGCAAAAAACAAGATTTAGCGCTTGCTTTATCCTCGCATAAAAAAGTTAAAAGAGGTACGGCCTTACTATAATTTTCAGAATTATAATACCCAAGGGCTGTATCAAAATCATTAGCAAAAGAAAAGATAAAAGATAAAAGATAAATGCAAAGAATTTTTTTCATAACAAGCTCCCAAAATCATTTCTTACACTCAAAAGCCATTGTTTGCGTTTGGAATTTTCAGCTTTTTTGTCCTTTATGATATCAAGTTTTTGTAAAATTAAAGCTTTAAAATTTTGTATATATTCTTTATAAATTTTTAGCATAACAGGCTTATTTATAAGCAAGGTTTCAAATTCATGAACATTAAGCTCTGTTAAAACCCTTTCATAAATTTCATTTAAGCTTGGATAATAAAGGCTAAATTCAGTACTATCAAGCTCGTACAAGCTCTTGCTTGCGTTTATCTTTCTGCTGAAAAAGGCAAGGCTTAATTTTGTAGCGTTTTCGTAGTTTGCAAAGGCCTTTAAATTCAGCTTTTCAAAAAACAAATCAAGCTCTAATAATCCCTTAAAAAGCTCATCTTTAAAATCCTTTGCAAAGAGTTGATTAAGTGATGAGGCAAAGCTTTGCAAGGTTGAAAATATTGCATCGCTTTGCAAGATTGAGTTTGGCTGTATATTTGTATATCTTGAGGAAAAAAGCAAAAGCTTCTCATCCAAAAAGCTAAAAATTTGATTAAATTCATCTTTGCAGCGATTAAAATCATCATTGATAGCCTTTTTCATCTTTTTAAATTCTTTACTTAAAACATCACTATTATAAAACATGGCCAAAAAGGCATCATCGCTTGAAATAAACGCTAAATTATACTCGTGCTTAGCAAAGCAATTTTTATGCAGCAAAGAGCTTTTTTCTTTATAATAATAAGCCTTTTTTTCTTTTATATTGGCTAGAATTTGCTTTGAAATTTTCTCAGCCACGGTCTTTAAATTTAATAAAATTTGTTGATTTAGTATGGAAATTTTTTCCTCTAAATGCTTATGATTTGAGCTTAAAAAACTTTCAAAATCACTTAAAATAAGCTCTAGGCTATCATAAATATTATCTAAGAAAACAAATTGCTCATCTAAAATTTGCAAAAGCTTGTTTAATCTTGTTTTTATGTAGCTTTTTTTAAGACTTCGTTCATCCAAATTTTCTAAAAAATCAAGCAAGGCTTTAAAATTTGATTTCTCATAAGTGCTTTTATCTTTAGCCTCTTTGCATGAAATAGCAATGATTTGCGAAAAATACTTAGAAAAAACCTCTTTGCTATAATGCATAATCCTTTGCAAATCCTCATCGTTTAATCTATCTTTTTGATTTAAAACACAAATACTTTTATCAGAAAAAAGCTCTAAATTTGCCTTTATGCTATCTTCTTCGCTTTTTTTGCCAGCATTGTCTATTAAAGATAGCCATATCAGTGCATGAAAAGACGATAATTCATCAAAAGTGCTAAGGCTGTCAAGCTCATTTGCATTAAGCCCCGGAGTATCAACCAAAGTAAGCTTTTTTAAGAGTTTTATAGGCGCAAAAACATGCAAGGACTTAGCTTCTTTGGTATCGCTTAGTCTTTGGTCTGTAAATTTGTGAATTTCATCAATGTTTAGCAATTCATCACTGCCATCCATATACTCAACCCTTAAGCAGTAAGTATCAGCATATCTTAAAAAAGTAGGCTTAAACGTAACTGGCACAAGCCCTGTAGATAAAATATCTCTTTGAAGGATTAAATTTAACAAACTTGACTTGCCGCTTGAGAACTGCCCCACAACGCCTACTTTTATATTTTGCGAAAGTGAAGCTAATAATAAATCAAGTTCTTTTTTAAAGGCTGAGCTAAGATGCATAAAAGGTTCATTTAACCTAGTAAAAATGGCTTGTAGCTGCCCTTGCAAGCTGTCATCAAAGCTTTGATTGTATCTTTGATTATAAGAACTTATAAAGCTAACAACGGTTTCAATTCTCATAAAAGCTCTCTTTCTAAAGCATTAAGCAGGTCTAAATTTTGCAAATTTTGCTCTAAAATTCTTTGACTTTGTTCTATTTTATCTGCACCGTCAAAGGAAGTTAAGGTTTTTAGCTTTAGCTCTTGGGTGCTTTCATAAGCTTTTAATTTTGAATTAATAAACTGCACAAAGTCTTTATTTAGCTCAAAATTTTCTAATAAATTTTTAAAATCAAAACTCTTAAAAGCCTCTTTTATCTTATCCTCAAGCTTTAAATTGTCTTTTTCTTTAAAAGCCTTTTCTAAATCCATACGAAAAGCAAAATAATTTTGCGAAGAAAGTATTTCTTCTACATTTTGATTTAAATTTTCTTTAAAATTTTCGTATTTATCCTCTAAATTTGCGTCTAAAAATTTGTATTTTAAAGCCAAATTTGCCAAAAGCTCTTCTGTTTTTTTCAAATTCTTAAATTTAAGCTCTCTAAAAAGGTCTAAAAGCCCGTCTTTAAAGGTGGTATCTAGGATGCTTAACATCCTTTGCATGGATATATTTTGCCTCTTATTTAGACAGTAATTCATCTCATCGCTTAATTTTTGAGTGATTTTTTGAACAAGCAAAAACAAAGAATTATCAAGGCCTGCAAGATTATCCTCCAAGCCCTCTAGTTGTTTTTGTATATCAAGCTTAGCCTCTTTTAAAGCCTTTTCCTCTTGTCTTAATTCATTTAAAAGCTTTGCGTTATCATAATCAAGGCTATTAATCTTAGTTTTCAACAAGGTATTTTCAAGCTCTATTTGCTCTTTTACGCTTTTGTTTATTAGATAAAGTTCTTTTTTATATGATTTTAAGATAAGCGAACTTTTAGTGGATGAAAAAAGGTGATTTAAAAGATAATTTTCTAGCTTTGCAAAAGAACTTTTTTCAAAGTCTTCTTTGCTAGCTTCGCCCTTATAATAAGCGTTTGCCAATTTAGAGCTAATAGCTAAAAATTCAACTTTTTCAACCAAAAATTCACTTAAATTATGCTCTTTTAAACGCTTTTTTAAAGTATTTTTTGTGTAATTTACAACCTCTTTTAAATTCTCATCATCCACCAAATCAGCCTTTGTAATCAAAAGCAAGATAGAGCTATTGCGAGAATTTGAAATGGCATTAAGCAAAAAATCGCTATCTTTTTGACTAAGACTTTGCGAGGCATTCATAAGGTGGATTAAAAAATCACTTTTTTTCACAAAGTCACTAGTTACAAGCTCTCTTTGCACAAAAACATCATCAAGCCCCGGTGTATCCACTATTTCTATGCCATCTTTTAAAAAGTCTAGCGGGTAAAATAATTCTATCTTTTTAATCAGTGCTGAAATTTGATTTTTAGCCGAGCTAAAATTTTTAAGCTCTTGTAAAGAAATATCCTTTATCACAGCCTCATCTTTTATATAAAGCTTGCTTTCTTCTTGTAAAAAATCACTTAAAGCCAAGCTTGAAAGTATGCTTTGCCATTCTTTTTTACTCCAAAAATAAATCCTAGCCCTACTCTTTTCATCATATTTTAAAACAGTCAAATTCGCTGTTTCTGGTATGTTTGATACGCCTAAAATTTCATTTTTTAAAAGAGCATTTAGCATACTTGACTTGCCAGCATTCATAACCCCTGTTATGGCCACTACAAAATGAGTATTTGTAAATTTATCTTTTGCTAGTTTTAATCTTTGTTTTATATTTTCGTCTTTGCTTAAAAGTGCTAATTTTTCATTTATTTTATTTAGTTCGTTAAAACTTGAGTTAAATTCCGTCTTTTTATCATAAGTCTTGGTTTGCAAAGCTTTTAAAAAAGATATCATATCATCTTGTTTTGATAAATTTTTTAAAAGCTCTAAGGCCTTAATAATGTCGTCTTTTAAGAAAAACCCAGCTTTTATTGAATTTATAGACATCACCTGTGCAAGTTGTATAGAGTAAATGTCAGCTCTTAAATCTATCTTGCTTAGTAAAAATTCAAAGTCTTTTAAACTTAAGTATCTTTCGTAATTTTCAGCATTTGCACTTAAAAGTATGGCAAGTTCTGATGCATCAAGCAAGGAAGTATCGTTAAAATTTGAAGATAAATCAAGATACAGTAAGTGTTTTTTCCATATCTTTTGTAGAATTTCAAGCATAAATCCCCTTTAAAAAGGGGATTTTTTTACTTATCTTTTTGTGCGACAAGTTGTCTTCTCATATAAGCTATCTTGCTTTGTAAAGGCAAATCTTTTGGACAATTATCTTCACAGGCAAGCAAAGACATACAACCAAATACACCGTCATCATCTCCTACAAGCTCATAAAAATCCTCGACAGTTCTATGATCGTGCGGATCTTGTAAATATCTAGCTGTTCTTAAAAGACCGGTTGCACCTATGAAATTTGGTCTCATTAGCTTTGTAGCACAAGAAGCAAGGCAAATTCCACATTCTATACATCTATCAAGTTCAAAGGTTTCCTCAGCTACTTCTGGTTCTATCCTTTCTTCTATCTTAGATATATCGGTTTCTTTTTCATTATGCACCCAGCTTTCAACCCTTTTACACATACCCTCAAACCACTCTCCTGTATTTACACTTAAGTCCTTTATGTGCTTAAAGGCTGGCATAGGCATAAGCTCTATAACTCCGTCAGCATAGTCTTTTGTAAGTGTTTTACAAGCTAGTTTTGGCACTCCATTTATCATCATGGCACAGCTTCCACAAATTCCTGCCCTACAAACAAAGTCAAAGCTTAAATCAGCGTCCATTTTTTCGCGTATCAAAGTAAGACATACAAAGACCGTCATAAAAGGAGTTTCCTCAAGCTCATAGCTAACAAAATGAGGTTTTGAAATTTTGCTTAAAGGATTATATTTTAAAGCTCTTATGGTTAGTTTTCTACTCATAATTAACTCCTATTCTTTGATTTAAAGCTTTGTATTTTGGTTGTAATTCGTAAGGCATTAAAGCGTGTTGAATTTCGTGTCTTGATTTGCCTTCAGCTTCCATTTTTTCCCTTATAGCATCAACTTCAGCTTGTCTTTTTTCGCTTAGTGGATTTTCGATTATATTACCTTTTGCACCGTATCCTCTAAAGGCTGGTGGCATTTCCATTTTCATAATATCAAGCTCATCATACTCAACCTTTGGCAAGGTCTCGCCCTCTACCCAGTAAGTAAGAGTTCTTTTCATCCAGTTTAAATCATCCCTTTTTGGATAGTCCTCTCTGTAGTGAGCACCTCTGCTTTCTGTTCTTAAAAGTGCGCCATAAGCTACGCAAAGTGCAACTTTTAGCATTCTAGGCACTCTGTAAGCTTCTTCAAGCTCTGGATTTGCTGCAGCTATGTCTTTGCTATGTACTTTTATGTCAAGGGATTTTTTATAAAGCTCCTCAAGCTCATCAACCGCTTCTTTTAAGCCCTCTCCTGTTCTAAAGATAGCTACCTTATCCCACATAATCTCTTTCATTCTGTTTTTTATCTCAAAGACAGAGTGTTTGCCCTCTTTTTCGACTAAGGATTTTAGATATTCATACTCTTTACTTAAGAATTTTTTAACCAAATCTGTATCTATAGCTTCGCCATTGTTTTTGCAATAATCAGCAAAATAATCACCCACTATCATACCAGCCACAACTGTTTCAGCACAGGAATTTCCACCCAAGCGGTTAAAGCCGTGCATATCCCAGCAAGCTGCTTCCCCGCAAGCAAAGAGCCCATTTAGCCACTGAGACTCACCTGTTGGCTTTGTGCGAATTCCACCCATTGAGTAGTGTTGCATAGGCAATACCGGTGCCCAGCCCTTAGGTCCCTCATCGGCAGGATCTATGCCATTAAAAGTTTTGCATATATCTTGCACATCTCTTAGGTTTTTTTCTATATGAGCTCTTCCAAGTATGGATATATCAAGCCACAAGTGATCTCCATAAGGGCTTTTTACTCCTTTTCCCTTTCTTATATGTTCCATCATTCTGCGACTTACTACATCTCTACTTGCAAGCTCTTTCTTTTCTGGCTCGTAATCAGGCATAAAGCGGTATCCATCAACATCGCGTAAAATTCCGCCATCTCCTCTACAGCCCTCAGTTAGTAAGATCCCGCTTGGTACTATAGGAGTTGGGTGAAACTGCACTGCTTCCATATTTGATAATCTACAAAGCCCGGTTTCAAGTGCTATAGCAGCACCGGTTCCCTCGCAAATGACTGCGTTTGTGGTTTGCTTATAAATTCTACCATATCCACCTGTAGCTATCATAGTTCCTCTAGCAACAAAGGCTGTTAATTCTCCATTTGTAAGGTCCCTTGCTATAACTCCTATGCACCTTTTACCATCGTGCATAATCCTCACAGCTTCCATTCTATCTATGATCTTAACCTCGTGTTTTATGGCTTCATTTGCAACCCCATAAAGCATACAGTGCCCGGTTGCATCAGCTATATAACAGGTTCTCCATTTTTTAGTTCCGCCAAAATCCCTAGCATTTATTAGTCCGTGTGCTTCTTCTTTTTCTTCTATAACTGTTTTTTGAGCATTGATTACAACAGTTCTAGGACCTTTTGTAACTCTAGTCCAAGGAACACCCCAAGCTGCAAGCTCACGCACAGCTTTTGGAGCAGTTTGAGCAAACATTCTTGCTACTTCTTGATCACAGCCCCAGTCAGAACCTTTTACTGTATCAGCAAAATGTAGGTCTTCATTATCCCCATCTCCTTTTGCACCATTACCTAAACTTGCTTGCATACCGCCTTGAACAGCCGCAGAGTGCGATCTTTTTACGGGACAAATACTTAGCAATGTAACGCTTTGTCCGCTTTTAGCTACTTCAATAGCAGCTCTAAGCCCAGCTAAGCCACCGCCTATTACTAAACCGTCGCTATATTTAATATTCATATCACTCACCTCTTAACGCATATATGTAGGAATATATCGGCTTCCTACTTCGTGATCGCTCATGCCAACTTTTATGTAAGCTGCCATAGTTAAAAGCCCTAGGGCTATGAAAAATACGCTTATTATCCATTTTAATTTTTTAAGAGTTTTTCTACTAGCCTTTGCATTTTTGCCCTCAAACCAACCCCATTTAACACATAGTCTATAAAGACCTATTCCTCCGTGTAATTCAACTGCAAAAAGAAGGATTAGATAAAAAGGCCACATTTGAAGCATTCTCTCACCTGAGCCGTAAGGATCTATGGTGTGAGCTTGAAAAAACATCATACCCAAGTGGTAGGAGGCAAAGAAAAACATTATAAACCCTGTCGCTGCTTGTGTGAACCATAAACTTGTATCGCCATGCTTTATAGTTTTCGCGTGAGTTCTAAAAAGCTGCCACTGCCTGTAATTTATAGGGAATTTTCTCATAGCAAGCGCTGCATGTACCACAAATACAACAAAAACTATGAAAACTATAATAGAAACTACCCAAGGCTGTGGTGTTCCAAAGATAAAACTACCCTCGAACATCTTTGATATACTATACATAAAATCATTGCTAATTAAAATACTAGCAACAAAAAACATATGTCCCCACATAAATAGTCCTAAAAAAAGACCTGTAGCACTTTGGATAAAATCAAGCTTTGCGGGCAATTTGCTTTTCTTACCCTCAAGGCTTTTTCCAAAGTAGCCTTCAATGATTTGACTCATTGCCACTCCTTGAAAAAAGTTAGATAAACAGCTTAGATTATATTTTTTATACACTTAAATTGTTTTTAAAAATTAAATTTTATATAAACAAAGGGTAAAAAATTGTTTATTTTTTATAAAATTTTGAATTTTGGTATTGAAAAAAAAAAAAAACGATTTATAATTTCGAACTAGCTTTTTTCATAGCCTAAACTTAAGTATGGAAATTTAGTACCTTTCCTAAGAATTTGTATCTTAAATGTGGAAATCTAAGAAAACAAAGCACCTTTAAAGTGGCTTGAGAATAGCTAGGCCTTTCTTTTAAGTCTAAGATAAGAAAAGATTGAAAAAGATAAAAACACTAAAACAAGGCTTAAAATTTGCCCCATAGTAAGCCCAAAGCTTAAAAAACCTATGTGTGCGTCGGGTTCTCTGTAAAACTCGCATAAAAAACGCGCCAGCGAATAAAAGGCTATGTAAAGTATGATTAACTCACCTTTGAATTTTTGAAATTTCCTTGCTATAAAGATTAAGATAAAGACACAAATTCCCTCAAAAAACGCTTCATAAAGCTGGGAGGGATGTCTTAATACTCCATTTACATAAATGCCCCAAGGCACATCAGTAGCGCGTCCAAAAAGCTCTTGATTTAAGAAATTTCCTATCCTACCAAATGTATAAGCAAGCGGCACCGAAAGAGCCGTTAAATCAAGATATTCCCATAAATTTGCCTTATATTTTTTACAAAATAAAATACTAGCTATGAAAAAGCCTATAACAGCGCCGTGAAAGCTCATGCCGCGAATTCCTACGAATTCTCCTTGGGCGTTAAAAGGGTTAAAAATTTGCCAAGGATGGCTTAAATACCACAGGGTATTATCATCATAAATTAAAATATAGCCTAGTCTTGCACCTAAGATAACGCCTATTTCAACCCATATAAAATAAGAATCAAGCATTAAAGAGTTCATAGAAAAATTGTATTTTTTAGCAAAATATTTACCTATGAAAAGCCCGGAAAAAAGGGCTAAGATATACATCAAACTATACCAATAAATATTAAAACCAAAGATAGAAAAAGCTACCACATCAAAAGAGGAGTAGATATTTTGCCAAGCATTCATTTTAAGCCCTTCTTTTAAAACGAAAAATATAACAAATAAAGCTTAATCAAAATTTGATAAAGTTAAAAGTTATTTTAAAATAAACTTAAACTCTTTCATTATAAGAGATGGATGTTTAAATTTTTAATATAAATGTGTTACTTTTTTACACTGTGTATCTTAAAAATTTGAAAAAATTTCTAAGCAACTTTTAATCTTATTTGCCATTTATTTACTATTTTTCTAAGTTAAAATTCGGCAAAAGACCTAAAATATAAACTTTAAAAAGACTTTTCGTTTTTTTTGTATATACTTTTTCCTTTATTTCAATATCTTTGTAAGTTTTGAATTTTAGCTTTTTGTATTTTAAGGAGATATTTATGTTTATAAAAAAACTATGTAAAAAAGTAGTATTAATAACTCAACAAAAAGCATAGCAAATTCAAACTCAGCAATCTCATCTCAACAACAAATAATAAATCTAGCTAATGAAGCAGCTATAAATGCAAGAATGGTTTATCTTAAAAATCCTTATAAAAGTGATGAAGAAAAGATGGGTAATATGGCATATGATGAAGCAGGAAGGACATATGCTACTTTTATAAATAATACAGATAATGGTTTATGGGCAAATTTCTTTGGTGGTAAAAATATACTTAATAGTAATTCTGCTTCTGTATTAGGAGGAAGTTTAGGACTTGATAAAAGAATATCTGATGATAGCTTACTAGGACTTTATCTAACATATGCAGATGTAAATTTAAAAGATAGTATTATAAATGAAGAGGGAAAATCATATCAATTAGGACTATATTATAATAAAAACTTTGCTAATAATATGGAACTTGATTTAAAAGCAAATTTTGGTTTTAATCCTGCTAAGCAAAATTATATGCTAGGTTCATATGATACTACTTCATCTTTTACAAGAAACTATTATACAATCTCAGCTTCTGTAGGTAAGGTAGTTGATTTAGCTGATAATGGAGGAACATCTATAAAGCATTTTATAGGAGTAAATTATTATAATACTTATACTCCAGCTTATAATACAAATTCTGATTTTTCTTTAGAGCATAAATCTTATGCAGCTTCTGCAATATCATTTGATCTAGGTATAGGTTTAAAACAATATTTTAATGAAAATTCTTTCTTTTTCATAGGGCCTAAGATAGAACATTTTGCAAGTAATGATGCTTCTTTTTATAATGTAGTTTTAGCTGGGTCTAATAATGTCATTACTATAGATACTAAAGAAGTTAATAAGAATAGAACCTATGCTCAAATACTAGCAGGAGGTAAGGTTGATCTTAATAATGATGGTTTAGCTTTAAACTTGTCCTTAGCTGCTAAAAGTCTTATATCAAAAAGAGTATATGATAATGCTGATTCTTTTATAAGTGGACAAGTTGGGATTAGGTGGGAGTTTTAGGGGCTTGGAATTTGAGTTAAATTTTGTCTTGAGATAAATTTGAAATTAAACCTTATTTGGCCTTAGGGCGGGCAAAAGAAATCAAATCAAGTTCTAATCATTACTACGATATAGCTTTAAATTCATCTTGATAGCTATGTTGTTTTTATTAGTTGAGTTGAAATTTAAGGGATAATCAATTTGCAAGAGGTTTTTATAAGTTGATAAATCTTTGATGAATTTATAAAAATAGCTAGGCTCCTTTACATTTGCACTAAGGCTTATCAAGGAGCTTAGATACTCTTCTTTGCTATTATTTACATCCTTTTGCTGAATTTTTACATTTGAAAAATATTGTTTTGCAAAGCTTTCAAAATCTTTTATGTCAAATTCTGTACTAAATTGCGATAAGACCTTTTTGTTTTCCTCTTTCAAGTTATCAAGGTTGTTTTGAGAAAAATTTAACTTCGAATTGGTGTTTTTGTTTATCTCGCTTTGATTTATATTTTTAAGTCTGGCCACATCATAACTTTTAAAAGAGGGTATCATCAAAAACACTATAAAACACAAGCATATACAAGTAAGTATAAGCAAGTGTATAGCTATCTTAACCATGTCGAAATTTTCTAAGCTGCTATCTTTCATACATACCTTCTACAATTTTATTGATACTTACAAATTTATACCAGCCATTGCTAAGTGGATAAAAATTCACAGAATTTGTATCAAAGGTGCTTTTAAGCGGTGTTTGAACCAGGAGCAAAAACATTTCCTTGGTAGGAGTAACGCCTCTTATATCAAGCGAATTTTTGTTCATATTCATGCTTTCAAGCCGTATAGA includes:
- a CDS encoding fumarate reductase cytochrome b subunit, with translation MSQIIEGYFGKSLEGKKSKLPAKLDFIQSATGLFLGLFMWGHMFFVASILISNDFMYSISKMFEGSFIFGTPQPWVVSIIVFIVFVVFVVHAALAMRKFPINYRQWQLFRTHAKTIKHGDTSLWFTQAATGFIMFFFASYHLGMMFFQAHTIDPYGSGERMLQMWPFYLILLFAVELHGGIGLYRLCVKWGWFEGKNAKASRKTLKKLKWIISVFFIALGLLTMAAYIKVGMSDHEVGSRYIPTYMR
- the lgt gene encoding prolipoprotein diacylglyceryl transferase; this translates as MNAWQNIYSSFDVVAFSIFGFNIYWYSLMYILALFSGLFIGKYFAKKYNFSMNSLMLDSYFIWVEIGVILGARLGYILIYDDNTLWYLSHPWQIFNPFNAQGEFVGIRGMSFHGAVIGFFIASILFCKKYKANLWEYLDLTALSVPLAYTFGRIGNFLNQELFGRATDVPWGIYVNGVLRHPSQLYEAFFEGICVFILIFIARKFQKFKGELIILYIAFYSLARFLCEFYREPDAHIGFLSFGLTMGQILSLVLVFLSFSIFSYLRLKRKA
- a CDS encoding autotransporter outer membrane beta-barrel domain-containing protein, with the translated sequence MVYLKNPYKSDEEKMGNMAYDEAGRTYATFINNTDNGLWANFFGGKNILNSNSASVLGGSLGLDKRISDDSLLGLYLTYADVNLKDSIINEEGKSYQLGLYYNKNFANNMELDLKANFGFNPAKQNYMLGSYDTTSSFTRNYYTISASVGKVVDLADNGGTSIKHFIGVNYYNTYTPAYNTNSDFSLEHKSYAASAISFDLGIGLKQYFNENSFFFIGPKIEHFASNDASFYNVVLAGSNNVITIDTKEVNKNRTYAQILAGGKVDLNNDGLALNLSLAAKSLISKRVYDNADSFISGQVGIRWEF